The following proteins are encoded in a genomic region of Haloarcula marina:
- a CDS encoding proteasome assembly chaperone family protein, with the protein MAMDDRQRPHFELTATVPDVETLVVGFTEYGLAGLTAVDYLTDQLPLSEVGYLDDSGPPTITPFDEGTPRHHTRVYASGPLSLAVVVAERFVPLQSTGSIADAIEDLCAAVSPSNLTVLSGVPVAHGPEDHVPFYIATEDYQERFLADTSIAPMGTGFVDGVTADLLARGIDDDERPVGVFTTPAHPQAPDAEAAIRLLDALSRTHGIDIDTEPLAAFAATVEAQYRALAERIDAADEDATPDDRMYM; encoded by the coding sequence GTTCCTGACGTCGAGACGCTCGTCGTCGGATTCACCGAGTACGGCCTCGCCGGGCTAACCGCCGTCGACTACCTCACCGACCAGTTGCCGCTCTCCGAGGTCGGCTATCTCGACGATAGCGGCCCACCGACCATCACCCCATTCGACGAGGGGACGCCGCGGCACCACACGCGGGTGTACGCCAGTGGACCGTTGTCGCTGGCTGTCGTCGTCGCCGAGCGGTTCGTCCCCCTGCAGTCGACGGGTTCGATTGCGGACGCCATCGAAGACCTCTGTGCGGCCGTCTCGCCGTCGAATCTGACTGTTCTCTCCGGCGTCCCCGTCGCGCACGGTCCGGAGGACCACGTCCCGTTCTACATCGCGACGGAAGACTATCAAGAACGGTTCCTCGCCGACACCAGCATCGCCCCGATGGGGACCGGATTCGTCGACGGCGTCACCGCCGACCTCCTCGCCCGCGGTATCGACGACGACGAGCGACCGGTCGGCGTGTTCACGACGCCCGCCCATCCGCAGGCCCCCGACGCGGAGGCGGCCATCAGACTCCTCGACGCACTCTCACGGACCCACGGTATCGACATCGACACCGAACCGCTGGCGGCGTTCGCCGCCACCGTCGAAGCGCAGTACCGGGCGCTCGCAGAGCGTATCGACGCCGCCGACGAGGACGCCACGCCCGACGACCGCATGTATATGTAA
- a CDS encoding phage terminase large subunit family protein encodes MTHTETHPVDATRTERCPQNRPKGVLFCPTCGHESPVGGDWHVDWRGDTRSLTCPECRTLVSDR; translated from the coding sequence ATGACGCACACCGAAACCCACCCCGTGGACGCCACTCGAACCGAGCGGTGTCCGCAGAACCGACCGAAGGGCGTGCTGTTCTGCCCGACGTGCGGTCACGAGAGTCCCGTGGGTGGGGACTGGCACGTCGACTGGCGCGGCGACACCCGGTCGCTGACCTGCCCGGAGTGCCGGACGCTCGTCAGCGACCGCTAG
- a CDS encoding translation initiation factor eIF-2B produces the protein MIDETVEEIEEMQTHSSSVVAIKAARALRVLADREFPTVEEYLRSLERNSHAFRRANPSHASLHTTQRDIVEMVTDADPADVETAKQRTLDAIDAVVDEVESAKDRAGARAADLIAADDVLLTHDFSSTVLAAIDDALAAGATFEVYVTESRPRFLGRKTARKLAERDGVDVTLIIDSAAGHYLQEVDRVLVGMDCIVEETLYNRVGTYPIATAAAHSEVPMTVVGADAKFVDGAFAFENEFRSPAEVLREPAEGFAVANPAYDATPTALLDSVVTDEEIREY, from the coding sequence ATGATAGACGAGACGGTCGAAGAAATCGAGGAGATGCAGACCCATAGCTCGTCGGTGGTCGCGATAAAAGCGGCCCGAGCGTTGCGAGTGCTGGCCGACCGGGAGTTCCCGACGGTCGAGGAGTATCTCCGCTCGCTCGAACGCAACAGCCACGCGTTCCGCCGGGCTAACCCATCCCACGCGTCGTTGCACACGACCCAGCGAGACATCGTCGAGATGGTCACGGACGCCGACCCGGCGGACGTCGAGACGGCGAAACAGCGGACCCTCGACGCCATCGACGCCGTCGTCGACGAAGTGGAATCGGCGAAAGACCGGGCGGGCGCGCGGGCGGCGGACCTCATCGCCGCCGACGACGTGCTCCTGACCCACGACTTCTCCTCGACGGTGCTGGCCGCCATCGACGACGCCCTCGCGGCGGGGGCGACGTTCGAGGTGTACGTCACGGAGTCGCGGCCGCGGTTCCTCGGGCGGAAGACGGCCCGAAAGCTCGCCGAGCGCGACGGCGTGGACGTGACGCTCATCATCGACAGCGCCGCGGGCCACTACCTTCAAGAGGTCGACCGGGTCCTCGTCGGGATGGACTGCATCGTCGAGGAGACGCTGTACAACCGCGTCGGGACCTATCCTATCGCGACGGCCGCCGCTCACTCGGAGGTACCGATGACCGTCGTCGGCGCCGACGCGAAGTTCGTCGACGGCGCGTTCGCCTTCGAGAACGAGTTCCGGTCGCCCGCGGAGGTGTTGCGCGAACCGGCGGAGGGGTTCGCCGTGGCGAATCCCGCCTACGACGCGACGCCGACGGCGCTACTCGATTCGGTCGTCACGGACGAAGAGATACGCGAGTACTAG
- a CDS encoding type IV pilin, with translation MGRGGFSADTVGMSESIGVAVLIGLTLVVTSIVGLNVLVVESDDTGGPQANFTYDYIDDGEILIVTHSRGDSLEAGSIEFEGPSETTTWAAVANRNDTSMVDPGDIAQLSSGNAYGRRVSARDTITIYYNQSGNRTQLDQWTGA, from the coding sequence ATGGGACGAGGGGGCTTCAGCGCCGACACCGTGGGGATGTCCGAGTCGATAGGCGTCGCCGTCCTCATCGGGTTGACGCTCGTCGTCACCTCTATCGTCGGCCTGAACGTCCTCGTCGTCGAGTCCGACGACACCGGCGGCCCGCAGGCCAACTTCACCTACGACTACATCGACGACGGCGAAATCCTCATCGTCACCCACAGTCGCGGCGACTCGCTGGAAGCGGGCAGCATCGAGTTCGAGGGACCCTCGGAGACGACGACGTGGGCGGCCGTCGCCAACCGCAACGACACGTCGATGGTCGACCCGGGCGACATCGCGCAGTTGAGCAGTGGCAACGCCTATGGGCGGCGGGTCAGCGCGCGAGACACCATCACAATCTACTACAACCAGAGCGGCAACCGCACCCAACTGGACCAGTGGACCGGCGCGTAG
- a CDS encoding RtcB family protein: MSTYTAGEITLERVREYVWEIPKQGEMRVPARVLASEQLLDEISDDKTLEQLRNVAHLPGIRKQALCMPDGHQGYGFPVGGVAGIDAEEGCISPGGVGYDINCGVRMLTTPLTYDDVQGHEEELVNRLFEAIPSGLGGGGVFEGTTADIDAILARGMDWALEHGYATEADLEHCEDEGYRPEADPSAVSDRAKDRGATQVGSLGSGNHFLEVQRVTDVFREDVAREFGLEVDQIVVLVHCGSRGLGHQVCTDYLRQIEKRHGDLLAELPDRELAAAPAGSELAESYYGAMCAAINFAWVNRQLITHQTRTVLTEVFDVPRSDLRLLYDVAHNIAKKEVHTVDGEERELFVHRKGATRAFPAGRPELPKAYADVGQPVIIPGSMGAGSYVLRGGEHSLAETFGSTAHGAGRLMSRTQAKKQYWGEDVRDELRDQQHIYVKAQSGATVAEEAPGVYKDIDEVVRVSDALGIGDRVARTFPVCNIKG; the protein is encoded by the coding sequence ATGTCGACATATACTGCCGGGGAGATAACGCTCGAACGGGTCCGGGAGTACGTCTGGGAGATTCCCAAGCAGGGGGAGATGCGCGTGCCAGCGCGGGTACTCGCGAGCGAGCAGTTGTTGGACGAGATTAGCGACGACAAGACACTCGAACAGTTACGGAACGTGGCCCACCTGCCGGGGATTCGCAAGCAGGCGCTGTGCATGCCCGACGGCCATCAGGGGTACGGCTTCCCCGTCGGCGGTGTCGCCGGAATCGACGCCGAGGAGGGCTGCATCTCGCCGGGCGGGGTCGGCTACGACATCAACTGTGGCGTCCGGATGCTGACGACGCCGCTCACCTACGACGACGTGCAGGGCCACGAGGAGGAACTCGTGAACCGACTGTTCGAGGCGATTCCGTCGGGACTCGGCGGGGGCGGCGTCTTCGAGGGGACGACCGCGGACATCGACGCCATTCTCGCCCGCGGGATGGACTGGGCGCTCGAACACGGCTACGCCACCGAGGCGGACCTCGAACACTGCGAGGACGAGGGGTATCGACCCGAGGCGGACCCGAGCGCAGTCTCGGACCGAGCGAAGGACCGCGGGGCGACGCAGGTGGGGTCGCTCGGGTCGGGCAATCACTTTCTGGAGGTCCAGCGGGTGACCGACGTGTTCCGCGAGGACGTGGCGCGCGAGTTCGGCCTCGAAGTCGACCAAATCGTCGTTCTCGTCCACTGCGGGTCTCGCGGCCTGGGGCATCAGGTGTGCACCGACTATCTGCGGCAGATAGAGAAACGGCACGGGGACTTGCTGGCAGAACTCCCCGACCGGGAACTGGCCGCCGCACCCGCCGGGTCGGAACTGGCGGAGTCGTACTACGGCGCGATGTGCGCGGCCATCAACTTCGCGTGGGTGAACCGGCAACTCATCACCCACCAGACGCGGACCGTGCTGACGGAGGTGTTCGACGTGCCGCGGTCGGACCTCCGACTGTTGTACGACGTGGCCCACAACATCGCGAAGAAGGAGGTCCACACCGTCGACGGCGAGGAGCGCGAACTGTTCGTCCACCGGAAAGGGGCGACCAGAGCGTTCCCGGCGGGGCGGCCGGAACTCCCGAAAGCGTACGCCGACGTGGGCCAACCGGTCATCATTCCGGGGAGCATGGGGGCCGGGTCGTACGTCCTCCGGGGCGGGGAACACTCGCTGGCCGAGACGTTCGGGTCGACGGCCCACGGGGCCGGACGGCTGATGAGCAGGACGCAGGCGAAAAAGCAGTACTGGGGCGAGGACGTGCGCGACGAACTGCGCGACCAACAGCACATCTACGTGAAGGCCCAGTCGGGCGCGACGGTTGCCGAGGAAGCGCCCGGGGTCTACAAGGACATCGACGAGGTGGTGCGAGTCTCCGACGCGCTGGGAATCGGCGACCGGGTCGCCCGGACGTTCCCGGTCTGCAACATCAAGGGCTGA
- a CDS encoding dodecin, with translation MVFKKITLIGTSPESFDAAADDAIERAERTLDNLKWVEVDELGVEIASVEGREYQAEVTVAFELEE, from the coding sequence ATGGTGTTCAAGAAGATAACCCTGATCGGAACCAGTCCAGAGAGCTTCGACGCCGCCGCCGACGACGCCATCGAACGCGCAGAGCGGACACTGGACAACCTGAAGTGGGTGGAAGTGGACGAACTCGGCGTCGAGATAGCGAGCGTCGAGGGTCGGGAGTACCAAGCGGAAGTGACGGTGGCGTTCGAACTCGAAGAGTAA
- a CDS encoding HesB/IscA family protein, whose translation MSSTAEDGDSELGGSDVAVTETAAAEALDLLESEGLDTDVAGLRLFVQQGGCAGLSYGMRFEHEPEEGDNVFVRNGLRVFVDGASIDYIEGSVLDYEGGLQGAGFHVENPNVVSECGCGESFRT comes from the coding sequence ATGAGTAGCACTGCAGAGGACGGCGACTCTGAACTCGGCGGGTCCGACGTGGCCGTCACCGAGACGGCCGCCGCGGAAGCCCTCGACCTCTTGGAGAGCGAGGGGCTGGACACCGACGTGGCCGGTCTGCGCCTGTTCGTCCAGCAGGGCGGCTGTGCGGGCCTCTCGTACGGGATGCGATTCGAGCACGAACCGGAGGAGGGCGACAACGTCTTCGTTCGGAACGGTCTCCGCGTGTTCGTCGACGGCGCGAGTATCGACTACATCGAAGGCTCTGTCCTCGACTACGAAGGGGGACTGCAGGGCGCGGGGTTCCACGTCGAGAACCCCAACGTGGTCAGCGAGTGCGGGTGTGGCGAGTCCTTCCGGACCTGA
- the hisD gene encoding histidinol dehydrogenase: MNVRSVADLGPDERSALFDRDAGVDAVRDDVRDIVGQVREEGDVALRRFASEFDGVEVGNVDITDAAERAYEEIDDDVREAIETAAANIRAFHERQVPEDWRADFDGRELGRRFRPLDSAGVYAPGGTAAYPSSALMGVIPAKVAGVDHVAVATPPADEVNPVTLAAIHVAGADAVYQVGGAQAIAALAYGTETVTATDIVVGPGNRWVTAAKAEVRGDVAIDFLAGPSEIMVVADETANPEFVASDLVAQAEHDENASVVAVTDDEGLAEAVAESVEEQAAERERESVIDGALANDASGVFLARSMSEAVLFAEEYAAEHLSIQADDDEALLDRIPSAGSVFLGPYSPVAAGDYAAGTNHVLPTGGSARVTGGLSVDTFVRSTTVQRLSEDALSDLSETITTLAEAEGLEAHAESVRKRRQD, translated from the coding sequence ATGAACGTACGCAGTGTCGCCGACCTCGGGCCGGACGAGCGGTCGGCGCTGTTCGACCGGGACGCGGGCGTCGACGCGGTGAGAGACGACGTGCGCGACATCGTCGGCCAGGTCCGCGAGGAGGGGGACGTGGCGCTTCGCCGCTTCGCCAGCGAGTTCGACGGCGTGGAAGTCGGGAACGTCGACATCACCGACGCCGCCGAACGCGCCTACGAGGAGATAGACGACGACGTGCGCGAGGCCATCGAGACGGCGGCCGCCAACATCCGCGCGTTCCACGAGCGACAGGTCCCCGAGGACTGGCGCGCGGACTTCGACGGCCGGGAACTCGGTCGCCGGTTCCGACCGCTGGACAGCGCGGGCGTCTACGCGCCGGGCGGCACGGCCGCCTACCCCTCCAGCGCCCTGATGGGCGTCATCCCCGCGAAGGTTGCGGGCGTCGACCACGTCGCCGTCGCGACGCCGCCCGCCGACGAGGTGAACCCCGTGACGCTGGCCGCGATTCACGTCGCCGGGGCGGACGCCGTCTATCAGGTCGGCGGCGCGCAGGCCATCGCGGCGCTGGCCTACGGGACCGAGACGGTCACGGCGACGGACATCGTCGTCGGCCCGGGCAACCGCTGGGTCACGGCCGCGAAGGCCGAAGTGCGGGGCGACGTGGCCATCGACTTCCTCGCTGGCCCGTCGGAAATCATGGTCGTCGCCGACGAGACGGCAAACCCCGAGTTCGTCGCGTCGGACCTCGTCGCGCAGGCCGAACACGACGAGAACGCCTCCGTCGTCGCGGTCACCGACGACGAGGGCCTCGCGGAGGCCGTCGCCGAGAGCGTCGAGGAACAGGCCGCCGAGCGCGAACGTGAATCCGTAATCGACGGTGCGCTCGCCAACGACGCCTCCGGCGTCTTCCTCGCCCGGTCGATGAGCGAAGCGGTGCTGTTCGCCGAGGAGTACGCCGCCGAACACCTCTCGATTCAGGCCGACGACGACGAGGCGCTACTGGACCGCATCCCCTCGGCGGGGTCCGTCTTCCTCGGGCCGTACAGCCCCGTCGCCGCGGGCGACTACGCCGCCGGGACGAACCACGTCCTGCCGACGGGCGGGAGCGCGCGGGTCACCGGCGGCCTCTCGGTGGACACGTTCGTTCGGTCGACGACGGTGCAACGCCTCTCCGAGGACGCACTGTCGGACTTGAGCGAGACGATTACGACGCTCGCCGAGGCCGAAGGGTTGGAAGCCCACGCCGAGAGCGTCCGAAAGCGGCGTCAGGATTAA
- a CDS encoding PQQ-binding-like beta-propeller repeat protein, which yields MPSRRTFLALSATAAVAGCMDTAQSPTGSTPQNGTDGSGGESTPDTEKAQTITDRASAEHVAWAQSLSGAVVNPPTPASDSVYVGTDAGTVAALSPADGTTQWTYDAERKVQRSPVVGDGTVAAIAGADGLNSAHAAHAIDAETGDRRWTFSPTDWWLDVVGTDGDTAYVATGDDHVQSSGQTLYALALGDGTERWAAEIGDPSGGLVTDERVYVPSYGVLYAVGKDGTPAWQYEVGEYQFRTLSVVDDTVAFVDAEDPREPTVVALDRETGEQRWSFEEWKAYTTQAVGDRLLVGGDSVASLDPTTGDVEWRADVPATIYDAPVADGTLYVVNEDAAAISLSDGSVEWRTPVDAYLARPTCLLDGQLVIQRSASQDDRDRHVLALDAETGESAWSYAAESRLTRLVGGEAYAFAGEDETVLAIAP from the coding sequence ATGCCCTCTCGACGAACCTTTCTGGCGCTCTCGGCGACGGCGGCCGTCGCCGGGTGCATGGACACCGCGCAGTCACCGACCGGTTCGACGCCGCAGAACGGAACCGACGGTAGCGGCGGCGAGTCGACACCTGATACAGAGAAAGCACAGACGATTACCGACCGCGCCAGCGCCGAACACGTCGCGTGGGCGCAGTCGCTGTCCGGCGCGGTGGTGAATCCGCCGACGCCAGCCAGCGACAGCGTGTACGTCGGCACCGACGCCGGAACGGTGGCGGCACTGTCTCCCGCAGACGGGACGACGCAGTGGACCTACGACGCCGAACGGAAGGTACAGCGCTCGCCGGTCGTCGGTGACGGAACGGTGGCCGCCATCGCCGGAGCGGACGGGCTGAACTCCGCACACGCGGCCCACGCCATCGACGCCGAGACCGGTGACCGGCGGTGGACGTTCTCGCCGACGGACTGGTGGCTCGACGTCGTCGGCACCGACGGCGACACCGCGTACGTCGCCACCGGAGACGACCACGTCCAGTCGTCGGGACAGACGCTGTACGCGCTCGCCTTAGGCGACGGGACCGAGCGGTGGGCCGCCGAAATCGGGGACCCGAGCGGTGGTCTCGTCACAGACGAGCGCGTGTACGTCCCGTCGTATGGCGTCCTCTACGCCGTCGGGAAGGACGGCACTCCCGCGTGGCAGTACGAGGTGGGCGAGTACCAGTTCCGGACCCTCTCGGTCGTCGATGACACCGTGGCGTTCGTGGACGCCGAAGACCCGCGGGAACCGACCGTCGTCGCCCTCGACCGGGAGACGGGCGAACAGCGGTGGTCATTCGAGGAGTGGAAGGCTTACACCACGCAGGCCGTCGGTGACCGACTGCTCGTCGGCGGGGACTCCGTCGCGAGCCTCGACCCGACGACCGGCGACGTGGAGTGGCGTGCCGACGTGCCCGCGACCATCTACGACGCGCCGGTGGCCGACGGCACGCTGTACGTCGTCAACGAGGACGCCGCGGCCATTTCGCTATCTGACGGGAGCGTCGAGTGGCGGACGCCCGTCGACGCGTACCTCGCTCGGCCCACGTGCCTGCTGGACGGCCAGTTGGTGATACAGCGCTCGGCGAGTCAGGACGACCGGGACCGGCACGTCCTCGCTCTCGACGCCGAGACGGGCGAGAGCGCGTGGTCCTACGCCGCCGAGTCGAGGCTCACCCGTCTGGTGGGCGGCGAGGCGTACGCCTTCGCCGGTGAGGACGAGACGGTGCTGGCTATCGCGCCCTGA
- a CDS encoding SpoVR family protein — MSTDDRFAKQRIADDLEEPVREAGNLARRLGLTPYPVNYWVVDYDEMNELIAYGGFQKRYPHWRWGMQYDRQQKQGQFLGGKAFEIVNNDDPAHAFLQESNTLADQKAVITHVEAHGDFFANNEWFGMFSDGAPRSAGEAGRDRGPDAAGMLARHADTIREYMQDPDIDRGEVERFIDHVLCLEDNIDQHEPYSPVETADEHFEDIEGVDVADQLDELDLSEEVKRQVFDDEWLDAQRDDEDGISFPAHPEKDVLGFLRKHGMAYDESAGKAVDMEDWQKDILEMLRREAYYFAPQKMTKVMNEGWAAYWESLMMTGERFAGDDEFVLYADHMAQVLGSPGLNPYKLGMEIWEYVENTENRREIVERLLRVDGVTWRAFHDVVDFGAVQDLLEPPAWLRDVAGHLDELDPDDPRVDAEGLEQARGGEIDVEKYPWKVLTYEGLAQRHYSLVKPQYRGFVSRVSQSELERVSRYMFDDSRYESVEDALADVDYTRGWERMREIRESHNDVTFLDEFLTQEFVDDNDYFTYEYTHASGDYRVTSTDHEDVKKKLMLNFTNFGKPTVVVEDGNYRNRNELLLAHQYNGVMLDLSQAQSVLKRVFELWGRPVNLLTIVKEFDDHDIEVAKRRDREPEPKEVGKRIRYDGDQITVEDVSWEAVEHLAATDIDYNTKPDEWLA; from the coding sequence ATGAGCACCGACGACAGATTCGCGAAGCAACGCATCGCCGACGACCTGGAAGAACCGGTCCGGGAAGCGGGCAACCTCGCCCGCCGACTCGGACTGACGCCGTACCCGGTGAACTACTGGGTCGTCGACTACGACGAGATGAACGAACTCATCGCCTACGGCGGGTTCCAGAAACGATATCCGCACTGGCGCTGGGGGATGCAGTACGACCGCCAGCAAAAGCAGGGGCAGTTCCTCGGCGGGAAGGCCTTCGAAATCGTCAACAACGACGACCCGGCCCACGCGTTCCTCCAAGAGTCGAACACGCTGGCCGACCAGAAGGCGGTCATCACCCACGTCGAAGCCCACGGCGACTTCTTCGCCAACAACGAGTGGTTCGGGATGTTCAGCGACGGCGCGCCGCGGTCGGCGGGCGAGGCGGGACGCGACAGAGGCCCGGACGCCGCCGGAATGTTGGCCCGGCACGCCGACACCATCCGGGAGTACATGCAGGACCCGGACATCGACCGGGGCGAAGTCGAGCGGTTCATCGACCACGTCCTCTGTCTGGAGGACAACATCGACCAGCACGAACCGTACAGCCCGGTCGAGACGGCGGACGAACACTTCGAGGACATCGAGGGCGTCGACGTGGCCGACCAACTCGACGAACTGGACCTCTCCGAGGAGGTCAAGCGGCAGGTGTTCGACGACGAGTGGTTGGACGCCCAGCGCGACGACGAGGACGGCATCTCCTTCCCTGCCCACCCCGAGAAGGACGTGCTCGGCTTCCTTCGCAAGCACGGGATGGCTTACGACGAGAGCGCCGGGAAGGCCGTCGACATGGAGGACTGGCAGAAGGACATCTTGGAGATGCTCCGCCGGGAGGCGTACTACTTCGCTCCGCAGAAGATGACGAAGGTGATGAACGAGGGCTGGGCGGCCTACTGGGAGTCGCTCATGATGACCGGCGAGCGGTTCGCGGGCGACGACGAGTTCGTCCTCTACGCCGACCACATGGCCCAGGTGCTGGGGTCGCCCGGACTGAACCCGTACAAACTCGGCATGGAGATATGGGAGTACGTCGAGAACACGGAGAACCGTCGGGAAATCGTCGAGCGCCTGCTCCGCGTCGACGGGGTCACGTGGCGGGCGTTCCACGACGTGGTGGACTTCGGAGCGGTCCAGGACCTGCTCGAACCGCCCGCGTGGCTACGCGACGTGGCGGGCCATCTGGACGAACTGGACCCAGACGACCCCCGCGTCGACGCCGAGGGACTCGAACAGGCCCGTGGCGGCGAGATAGACGTGGAGAAATATCCGTGGAAGGTCCTCACCTACGAGGGACTGGCCCAGCGACACTACTCGCTCGTAAAGCCCCAGTATCGCGGGTTCGTCTCGCGAGTCAGCCAGTCCGAACTCGAACGCGTCTCGCGGTACATGTTCGACGACTCGCGTTACGAAAGCGTCGAAGACGCCCTCGCGGACGTGGACTACACTCGCGGCTGGGAGCGGATGCGCGAGATTCGCGAGAGCCACAACGACGTGACGTTCTTGGACGAATTCCTCACGCAGGAGTTCGTCGACGACAACGACTACTTCACCTACGAGTACACCCACGCTTCCGGGGACTACCGGGTCACGTCGACGGACCACGAGGACGTGAAGAAGAAACTGATGCTCAACTTCACGAACTTCGGGAAGCCCACCGTCGTCGTCGAGGACGGCAACTACCGCAACCGGAACGAACTGCTGCTGGCCCACCAGTACAACGGCGTCATGCTGGACCTGAGTCAGGCTCAGAGCGTCCTCAAGCGCGTCTTCGAGTTGTGGGGCCGCCCGGTGAACCTCCTCACCATCGTCAAGGAGTTCGACGACCACGACATCGAGGTGGCGAAGCGCCGCGACCGGGAACCGGAACCCAAGGAAGTGGGTAAGCGAATCCGCTACGACGGCGACCAGATTACTGTCGAGGACGTGTCGTGGGAGGCGGTCGAACACCTCGCGGCGACGGACATCGACTACAACACGAAACCCGACGAGTGGCTGGCCTGA
- a CDS encoding YeaH/YhbH family protein, giving the protein MGLKDDLERYREVGEERRQDLAEFIQYGDLGQSRGDEVRIPIKIVDLPEFAYDQRDKGGVGQGEGAQPGDPVGQPQPQPGDGDEDGDPGEEGGEHEYYEMDPEEFAQELDEQLGLDLEPKGKKVIEEKEGDFTDITRTGPSSTLDFERLFKQGLKRKLAMDFDEDYVREALRVDGWGPATVFEWARGKNIPVSKAWIDDAYDDIPADEKGTWDSIEEMEENVDQVSTPQRIRREGVDEIPFRREDERYRYPEIVEEREKNVVVVNIRDVSGSMRQKKRELVERTFTPLDWYLTGKYDNAEFVYIAHDADAWEVDREEFFGIRSGGGTRISSAYALAAEILEEEYPWSEWNRYVFAAGDSENSSNDTEERVIPMMREIPANLHAYVETQPSGNAINATHAEEVERSFRDSDNVAVAYVSSPEDVVEAIYEILSTEDDG; this is encoded by the coding sequence ATGGGACTGAAAGACGACCTCGAACGCTACCGCGAAGTCGGCGAGGAGCGCCGACAGGACCTCGCAGAGTTCATCCAGTACGGCGACTTGGGACAGTCCCGCGGCGACGAAGTCCGCATCCCCATCAAAATCGTCGACCTGCCGGAGTTCGCCTACGACCAGCGGGACAAGGGCGGCGTCGGGCAGGGCGAGGGCGCGCAACCGGGCGACCCCGTCGGTCAGCCACAACCACAACCGGGCGACGGCGACGAGGACGGCGACCCCGGCGAGGAGGGCGGCGAACACGAGTACTACGAGATGGACCCCGAGGAGTTCGCCCAGGAACTCGACGAGCAACTCGGTTTGGACCTCGAACCGAAGGGCAAGAAGGTCATCGAGGAGAAGGAAGGCGACTTCACGGACATCACCCGCACCGGCCCGTCCTCGACGCTGGACTTCGAGCGCCTGTTCAAACAGGGGCTGAAGCGGAAACTGGCGATGGACTTCGACGAGGACTACGTCCGCGAGGCATTGCGAGTCGACGGCTGGGGACCGGCGACGGTGTTCGAGTGGGCGCGCGGTAAGAACATCCCCGTCTCGAAGGCGTGGATAGACGACGCCTACGACGACATCCCGGCCGACGAGAAGGGGACGTGGGACTCCATCGAGGAGATGGAGGAGAACGTCGACCAGGTGTCGACGCCCCAGCGCATCCGCCGTGAGGGGGTCGACGAGATTCCGTTCCGGCGGGAGGACGAGCGCTACCGCTACCCCGAAATCGTCGAGGAGCGCGAGAAGAACGTCGTCGTCGTCAACATCCGCGACGTGTCCGGGTCGATGCGACAGAAGAAGCGCGAACTCGTCGAGCGGACGTTCACGCCGCTGGACTGGTACCTCACCGGGAAGTACGACAACGCCGAGTTCGTCTACATCGCCCACGACGCCGACGCGTGGGAGGTCGACCGCGAGGAGTTCTTCGGCATCCGGTCGGGCGGTGGCACCCGAATATCCAGCGCGTACGCTCTAGCGGCCGAGATACTGGAGGAGGAGTACCCGTGGAGCGAGTGGAACCGCTACGTCTTCGCGGCCGGTGACTCCGAGAACTCCTCGAACGACACCGAGGAGCGCGTCATCCCGATGATGCGCGAGATTCCCGCGAACCTCCACGCCTACGTGGAGACCCAACCCAGCGGGAACGCCATCAACGCCACCCACGCCGAGGAGGTCGAACGAAGCTTCCGCGACAGCGACAACGTCGCGGTGGCGTACGTCTCCTCGCCGGAGGACGTGGTCGAAGCGATTTACGAGATACTGAGCACGGAGGACGACGGATGA